A single window of Pseudomonas benzenivorans DNA harbors:
- a CDS encoding YdcF family protein produces the protein MPIRYFLKQLLMPPGVLLLLLLAGWWLRRRWPRTATGCFVLGFAGLWLMSLPVTVEWSARLLEREPALAEAHWPELAQQAEAIVVLGGGRERDDPAWGGDQPASTALERLRYAARLAKASGLPVLTSGGLHFDQPPSEAALMAQVMARDHGVVVRWQEGGSRTTWENATHSADLLRQAGITRVVLVTQAWHMPRARWCFEQQGLQVRAAPVGFLGVAGDRPGGGWLPEGKALWQSTQLLNEAIGLLAYPMFYGQAASE, from the coding sequence ATGCCGATTCGCTATTTCCTGAAACAACTGCTTATGCCGCCAGGCGTGTTGCTGCTCCTGTTGCTGGCGGGCTGGTGGCTGCGTCGGCGCTGGCCGCGAACCGCGACCGGCTGCTTTGTCCTTGGCTTTGCCGGGCTGTGGTTGATGTCCCTGCCAGTCACCGTGGAGTGGTCGGCGCGTCTGCTGGAGCGTGAGCCCGCGCTGGCCGAGGCGCACTGGCCTGAGTTGGCGCAGCAGGCCGAGGCCATTGTCGTGCTGGGTGGTGGTCGCGAGCGGGATGACCCGGCCTGGGGCGGCGATCAGCCGGCCTCCACGGCGCTGGAGCGCCTGCGCTATGCCGCGCGCCTGGCCAAGGCCTCGGGCCTGCCGGTACTGACCAGCGGCGGGCTGCATTTTGACCAGCCGCCCAGCGAAGCCGCGCTGATGGCGCAGGTGATGGCACGGGATCACGGCGTGGTCGTGCGCTGGCAGGAGGGCGGGAGTCGCACCACCTGGGAGAATGCCACCCATAGCGCCGACCTGTTGCGCCAGGCGGGCATCACCCGGGTGGTGCTGGTCACCCAGGCCTGGCACATGCCCAGGGCGCGCTGGTGTTTCGAGCAGCAGGGGCTGCAGGTGCGAGCGGCGCCGGTGGGCTTTCTCGGGGTGGCCGGCGACCGCCCCGGTGGCGGCTGGCTGCCCGAGGGCAAGGCGCTGTGGCAGAGCACGCAGCTGCTCAACGAGGCGATCGGGTTGCTCGCCTACCCCATGTTCTACGGCCAGGCCGCCAGCGAGTGA
- the lnt gene encoding apolipoprotein N-acyltransferase, whose amino-acid sequence MHWITRPGWPGNLIALAAGAITPLALAPFDLWPLAILSIALFYLGLRDLHSRQAAWRGWCYGFGLFAAGTSWVYVSIHDYGAASPPLAALLTLGFVAGLGLFFALAAWLWARWLRRVEAPLADALAFAALWLAQEAFRGWFLTGFPWLYAGYSQLDAPLAGLAPLGGVWLVSFVLALSAALLVNLIRLRGRAPLLVAGLVLLVGPWIAGAALKDRAWTRATGEPLKVAAMQGNVPQNLKWDPAQLNAQLALYRDLSFTARPTDLIVWPETAVPVLKEQAVGYLGVMDRFARERGAALITGVPIRQANARGEPRYYNAVSVVGDGSGDYLKQKLVPFGEYVPLQELLRGLIAFFDLPMSDFARGSAEQPLLQAKGHSIATYICYEVVYPEFAASLAARSELLLTVSNDAWFGSSIGPLQHLQMAQMRALEAGRWMIRATNNGMTVLIDPFGRISAQLPQFERGVLYGEVQPMQQLTPYLQWRAWPLVILCALLLGWALLASRMARTV is encoded by the coding sequence ATGCACTGGATAACTCGCCCCGGCTGGCCGGGCAACCTGATCGCCCTGGCCGCCGGCGCCATCACGCCTCTGGCCCTCGCCCCCTTCGACCTGTGGCCCCTGGCGATCCTGTCCATCGCCCTGTTCTACCTCGGCCTGCGCGACCTGCACTCGCGCCAGGCCGCCTGGCGCGGCTGGTGCTACGGCTTCGGCCTGTTCGCCGCCGGCACCAGCTGGGTCTACGTCAGCATCCACGACTACGGCGCCGCCTCGCCGCCCCTGGCCGCACTGCTAACCCTGGGCTTCGTCGCCGGCCTGGGCCTGTTCTTCGCCCTCGCCGCCTGGTTGTGGGCGCGCTGGCTGCGCCGCGTCGAGGCGCCCCTGGCCGACGCCCTGGCCTTCGCCGCCCTGTGGCTGGCCCAGGAAGCCTTTCGCGGCTGGTTCCTCACCGGCTTCCCCTGGCTCTATGCCGGCTACAGCCAACTCGACGCACCGCTGGCCGGCCTCGCCCCGCTGGGCGGTGTCTGGCTGGTGTCCTTCGTCCTGGCGCTGTCCGCCGCGCTGCTGGTCAACCTGATCCGGCTGCGTGGCCGCGCGCCCTTGCTGGTCGCCGGCCTGGTGCTGCTGGTCGGCCCCTGGATCGCCGGCGCCGCACTCAAGGACCGCGCCTGGACCAGGGCAACCGGCGAGCCGCTCAAGGTCGCCGCCATGCAGGGCAACGTGCCGCAGAACCTGAAATGGGATCCGGCCCAGCTCAACGCCCAACTGGCGCTTTACCGTGACCTGAGTTTCACTGCCCGCCCCACCGACCTTATCGTCTGGCCGGAAACCGCCGTACCCGTGCTCAAGGAGCAGGCGGTTGGCTATCTCGGCGTGATGGATCGCTTCGCCCGCGAGCGGGGCGCCGCGCTGATCACCGGCGTGCCGATCCGCCAGGCCAACGCGCGCGGCGAGCCGCGCTACTACAACGCGGTCAGCGTGGTCGGCGACGGCAGCGGCGATTACCTGAAGCAGAAGCTGGTGCCCTTCGGCGAATACGTGCCCCTGCAGGAACTGCTGCGCGGGCTGATCGCCTTCTTCGACTTGCCGATGTCCGACTTTGCCCGCGGCTCGGCCGAACAACCGCTGCTGCAGGCCAAGGGCCACAGCATCGCCACCTATATCTGCTACGAGGTGGTCTATCCGGAGTTCGCGGCCAGCCTGGCCGCCCGCAGCGAGCTGCTGCTGACGGTGAGCAACGATGCCTGGTTCGGCAGCTCGATCGGCCCCCTGCAGCACCTGCAGATGGCGCAGATGCGCGCCCTCGAGGCGGGCCGCTGGATGATCCGCGCGACCAACAACGGCATGACCGTGCTGATCGACCCCTTCGGCCGGATCAGCGCCCAACTGCCACAGTTCGAGCGCGGCGTGCTCTATGGCGAAGTGCAGCCGATGCAGCAGTTGACGCCCTACCTGCAGTGGCGCGCCTGGCCCCTGGTGATCCTCTGCGCCCTGCTGCTGGGCTGGGCGCTGCTGGCCAGCCGCATGGCCAGGACGGTCTAG